One stretch of Chitinophaga pendula DNA includes these proteins:
- a CDS encoding alpha-galactosidase — MRKILRIAPRIMTAVAMLLLVCTVQAAVPGDWKIVYDKGSKALRITSGASKVDLQLYASYKWNGRLVTAKDYARHTVAVKAVRDAFGRGSLLQVTYRDGQLPTLVQSFYQYAGKDYLLTDFTLEGAGGSIASNYMAPVNLADITPVVGEGRGRALFVPFDNDKWIRFQSHPLDFTTLTSYETTAVFDGDSRKGLVVGSVEHDFWKSAVLMDKAGGAYTLTCYGGVADSTTRDLLPHGAREGKVIKSPKVLLGVFSDWRVGMEAYGAANAIVAPPRAWKKAMPMGWNSWGVLQFNISYQKALEVSDFFHEELQPHHFVNGDGEVVIGLDSGWDRFTEEQLKDFVRHCKANGQMAGIYWTPFTDWGKRPDAAIKEAPQYRFKDVYIYANGQPQELDGAYAIDPTHPAIEQRMKEVSALFRRCGFQYVKVDFMAHGAINGDKWYNTGVRSGIAAYNYGMQLLDKYFGDMYINLSIAPIFPAQYAQSRRIACDAWNKIKDTEYTLNAVSYGWWIDKIYRYNDADHVVLQQASEGENRARVTSAVVTGLFISGDDFSKEGSEEGKVRAKQFLTNAEVNAAAMGRSFRPVEGTGERSEDQFVLEDGKGNIYYAIFNYTEELRSVKLSLARLGLDVRKRYQLRNLWAHADIDAAQPLQVPAKDVLFLKISSK; from the coding sequence ATGAGAAAGATACTACGGATTGCCCCGCGTATTATGACAGCGGTGGCTATGTTATTATTGGTATGTACGGTTCAGGCGGCGGTGCCCGGTGATTGGAAGATCGTATACGACAAGGGGAGCAAGGCATTGCGGATTACGAGTGGGGCTTCCAAGGTGGATTTGCAGTTGTATGCTTCGTATAAGTGGAATGGACGGTTGGTGACGGCGAAGGATTATGCGAGGCATACGGTGGCGGTGAAGGCGGTGCGTGATGCTTTTGGCAGGGGCAGCCTGTTGCAGGTGACTTACCGGGATGGGCAGTTGCCTACGCTGGTGCAGTCATTTTATCAGTATGCGGGGAAGGATTACCTGTTGACTGATTTTACGCTGGAAGGTGCTGGTGGTAGTATTGCTTCCAATTATATGGCGCCGGTGAACCTGGCAGATATTACACCTGTGGTGGGGGAGGGACGTGGGCGTGCGCTTTTTGTGCCATTTGACAATGACAAATGGATCCGTTTCCAGTCGCACCCATTGGATTTTACTACGCTTACCAGTTATGAGACGACTGCTGTTTTTGACGGTGACAGCCGTAAGGGGCTGGTGGTAGGCTCGGTGGAGCATGATTTTTGGAAGTCGGCGGTGCTCATGGATAAGGCAGGGGGTGCGTATACACTTACCTGTTATGGCGGTGTGGCGGATTCTACTACCCGTGATCTATTGCCTCACGGCGCCAGGGAGGGGAAGGTGATCAAATCGCCGAAGGTGCTATTGGGCGTGTTTAGTGACTGGCGGGTAGGTATGGAAGCGTATGGGGCTGCTAATGCGATCGTTGCTCCGCCGCGGGCCTGGAAGAAGGCTATGCCGATGGGGTGGAATAGTTGGGGGGTGTTGCAGTTCAATATCAGTTATCAGAAGGCGTTGGAGGTATCTGATTTTTTCCATGAGGAGTTGCAGCCGCATCATTTTGTGAATGGTGACGGTGAGGTGGTGATTGGTTTGGATTCCGGGTGGGATCGTTTTACGGAGGAGCAGCTGAAGGATTTTGTACGCCACTGTAAGGCGAACGGGCAGATGGCCGGTATTTACTGGACGCCATTTACGGACTGGGGTAAGCGACCGGATGCTGCTATTAAAGAAGCGCCGCAATATAGATTTAAAGATGTTTATATTTATGCTAACGGCCAACCCCAGGAGCTGGATGGTGCTTATGCCATAGACCCTACTCATCCGGCTATTGAGCAGCGAATGAAGGAGGTATCTGCGCTCTTTCGCAGATGTGGTTTCCAGTATGTGAAGGTAGACTTTATGGCGCACGGCGCTATCAACGGTGATAAGTGGTATAATACTGGGGTGAGATCTGGTATTGCTGCTTATAACTATGGTATGCAGTTGCTGGACAAGTATTTTGGAGATATGTATATCAACCTGTCTATTGCGCCTATTTTCCCGGCGCAGTATGCACAGTCGCGCCGTATTGCCTGTGATGCGTGGAATAAGATCAAGGATACGGAGTATACGCTGAACGCGGTATCGTATGGCTGGTGGATTGACAAGATCTACCGGTACAATGATGCGGACCATGTGGTATTGCAGCAGGCATCGGAAGGGGAAAACCGGGCCCGTGTTACGTCGGCGGTTGTTACGGGGCTTTTTATTTCTGGGGATGATTTCAGTAAGGAGGGAAGTGAGGAAGGTAAGGTGAGGGCGAAGCAGTTCCTGACGAATGCGGAAGTGAATGCAGCGGCGATGGGGCGTAGTTTCCGTCCGGTGGAAGGTACGGGTGAGCGATCTGAGGATCAGTTTGTGTTGGAAGACGGGAAAGGAAATATTTACTATGCCATTTTCAATTATACGGAGGAGTTGCGATCTGTGAAGCTTTCTTTGGCGCGGTTGGGATTGGATGTACGTAAACGTTACCAGTTGCGTAATTTATGGGCGCATGCGGATATTGATGCGGCGCAGCCGTTGCAAGTGCCGGCGAAGGACGTTCTTTTTTTAAAAATCAGCAGCAAATAG
- a CDS encoding alpha-galactosidase, translating to MIKKTLSILLFLIAVLQTAVKSETIHVSTRETELVLQTAQNGRLYQLYLGARLSKPEEYANLTATMKARSDGQAWEVYPVSGTETYFEPAFGIRHNDGNPATVLTYVSHDQRKISDDVTETVITMKDVLYPVQVKLYYRAYSRDNVIESWTEISHKEKRAVNINRYASSILYWKRSSYFLTEFSGDWAKEANMSTTPLSFGKKVVDTKLGARANMHVSPFFTVGLGDTPREQEGQVLMGTLGWTGNFSFTFEVDNEHNLRVVSGINPYASDYTLEPGKVFTTPAFIFTLSNEGVGKGSRDLHRWARSYQLKDGKGDRLTLLNNWESTAFNFNETSLDSLTAEAKYLGVDMFLLDDGWFGNKYPRHSDTQGLGDWAPTKDKLPNGVPALVKAATRNGVKFGIWIEPEMVSPKSELFEQHPDWVVLLPNREHYYFRNQLVLDLSNPAVQDHVFGVVDHLMTENPQLAYLKWDCNSPLTNIYSPYLKDRQNNFYVEYVRGLYKVLDRIKVKYPDLPMMLCSGGGGRTDYEGLRYFTEFWCSDNTDPVERLFIQWGYSQFFPSKSMAAHVTSWNHDASIKFRVDVAMQCKLGFDINVKELRPEEQAFCRSAVATYNRVKNTNFNGDQYRLVSPYEGNHTALMYVSESREQALLYAYDVYPRFGEMLLAVRCQGLDPRQKYRVKEINLMPGVQPEEAFNGSKVYSGDYLMKVGLEVFTTKKLHSRVLELEVVK from the coding sequence ATGATCAAAAAGACACTATCCATTTTGTTATTCCTGATTGCTGTGTTGCAAACAGCGGTTAAATCGGAGACTATCCATGTATCTACCCGTGAGACTGAGTTGGTGTTGCAGACGGCTCAGAACGGGCGTCTTTATCAGCTTTATCTAGGGGCTCGTTTATCTAAGCCAGAGGAGTATGCTAACCTGACGGCTACGATGAAGGCGCGTAGTGATGGTCAGGCCTGGGAGGTGTATCCGGTGTCGGGTACGGAGACTTATTTTGAGCCGGCCTTCGGGATACGGCATAATGACGGTAATCCGGCGACGGTATTAACGTATGTGTCGCATGATCAGCGAAAGATATCGGATGATGTGACGGAGACGGTGATTACGATGAAGGATGTGTTGTACCCGGTGCAGGTGAAGTTGTATTACCGTGCTTATTCGAGGGATAATGTTATTGAGTCCTGGACGGAGATCAGCCATAAGGAAAAGCGGGCGGTGAATATTAACCGTTATGCCTCTTCGATATTGTACTGGAAGCGGTCCAGTTATTTCCTGACGGAGTTTAGCGGTGACTGGGCGAAGGAGGCGAATATGAGTACTACGCCATTGAGTTTTGGTAAGAAGGTAGTGGATACGAAGTTGGGAGCGAGGGCTAACATGCATGTGTCGCCTTTCTTTACGGTGGGATTGGGGGATACGCCCCGTGAGCAGGAGGGCCAGGTGCTGATGGGTACGCTGGGGTGGACCGGTAATTTCAGTTTTACGTTTGAGGTAGATAATGAGCATAACCTGCGGGTGGTTTCGGGTATTAATCCTTATGCATCTGATTATACGCTGGAGCCAGGTAAGGTGTTTACGACTCCGGCTTTTATATTTACGCTCAGTAACGAGGGGGTCGGTAAGGGCAGCCGGGATCTGCATAGATGGGCACGCAGTTATCAGCTGAAGGACGGTAAGGGAGACCGGTTGACGCTGTTGAACAACTGGGAGTCTACGGCTTTTAATTTTAACGAGACCAGTCTGGATTCGTTGACGGCGGAGGCTAAGTATCTCGGCGTAGATATGTTCCTGTTGGATGACGGTTGGTTTGGCAATAAGTATCCCCGTCATAGTGATACGCAGGGGTTGGGAGACTGGGCGCCTACCAAGGATAAGTTGCCGAATGGTGTGCCTGCGTTGGTAAAGGCGGCTACCCGTAATGGTGTGAAGTTTGGTATCTGGATAGAGCCGGAGATGGTGAGTCCGAAGAGTGAGTTGTTTGAGCAGCATCCTGACTGGGTGGTATTGTTGCCGAACCGGGAGCATTATTACTTCCGTAACCAGCTGGTACTGGATTTGAGTAATCCGGCGGTGCAGGATCATGTATTTGGGGTGGTGGATCACCTGATGACGGAAAATCCGCAGTTGGCTTATTTGAAGTGGGATTGTAACAGTCCGTTGACCAATATTTATTCGCCATATCTGAAGGACCGTCAGAACAATTTCTATGTGGAGTATGTGCGTGGTTTGTACAAGGTGTTGGACCGGATCAAGGTGAAGTATCCTGATCTGCCTATGATGCTTTGTTCTGGTGGCGGTGGACGTACGGATTATGAGGGGTTGCGTTACTTTACCGAATTCTGGTGTAGTGATAATACTGATCCGGTGGAGCGGTTGTTTATTCAGTGGGGGTATTCCCAGTTTTTCCCCTCTAAGTCTATGGCGGCGCATGTGACGAGCTGGAATCATGATGCTAGCATCAAATTCCGTGTGGATGTGGCTATGCAGTGTAAGTTGGGATTTGATATTAATGTGAAGGAGTTGCGTCCGGAGGAGCAGGCATTCTGCCGGTCGGCGGTGGCTACTTACAATCGGGTGAAAAATACTAACTTCAACGGTGATCAGTACCGGCTTGTTTCTCCATATGAAGGTAATCATACTGCGTTGATGTATGTGAGTGAGTCGCGGGAGCAGGCGCTTTTGTATGCTTATGATGTTTATCCCCGTTTTGGAGAGATGCTTTTAGCGGTGCGTTGCCAGGGGTTAGATCCGCGGCAAAAGTACCGTGTGAAGGAGATTAATCTGATGCCTGGTGTACAGCCGGAGGAGGCATTTAATGGCAGCAAGGTGTATTCGGGAGATTACCTGATGAAGGTGGGGCTGGAAGTGTTTACGACCAAGAAGCTGCATAGCCGTGTACTGGAGCTGGAGGTAGTGAAGTAG
- a CDS encoding GntR family transcriptional regulator, with product MEAIFEKIQELEEVPSYSKHERFVEGIVNAINEKLIGVGDPLPSVNAMISGLGYARETVMKGYRELQSRGLIESKNRLGYFVSDDNTRQSLKVALLMYTIDTFQEQFYRSFRNELGPDVHLDVFFHHGNIEVFETMFSLVKNRHYGMYVISPIHHPRTRQLLQTIPQQKLLMFDRYEPLEGAFNYVVQEFEKSSYAVFEQLAGVIKQFDKMMFFHNPDSLFPPEIVRSFKRFIQKHKIKGEVLREYEPGSVEKGVVYYVNENAELWNLLRDCIAQKIKPGKDIGILSHNDEPVKELVGNGITTYSVSFSEMGKRAAQAVLRREPVQEVLPTRLIRRNSL from the coding sequence ATGGAAGCAATTTTTGAAAAGATACAGGAGTTGGAGGAGGTGCCCTCTTATTCTAAGCATGAGCGATTTGTGGAGGGTATTGTGAACGCTATCAATGAGAAGCTCATTGGGGTGGGTGATCCATTGCCATCTGTGAATGCTATGATATCGGGGTTGGGGTATGCGCGTGAGACGGTGATGAAGGGCTACCGGGAGTTGCAGAGCCGGGGATTGATCGAGTCAAAGAACCGGTTGGGTTATTTTGTTTCGGATGATAATACGCGTCAGTCGCTGAAGGTGGCGTTGCTGATGTATACTATAGATACTTTCCAGGAGCAGTTTTACCGTAGTTTTCGTAATGAGCTGGGGCCAGATGTGCACCTGGATGTGTTTTTTCATCACGGTAACATTGAAGTATTCGAGACGATGTTTTCGTTGGTGAAGAACCGTCATTATGGTATGTATGTGATATCTCCGATCCATCATCCCCGTACGCGGCAGTTGTTGCAGACGATCCCGCAGCAGAAGTTGCTGATGTTTGACCGATATGAGCCGTTGGAGGGGGCGTTTAATTATGTGGTGCAGGAGTTTGAGAAATCTTCGTATGCTGTGTTTGAGCAGCTGGCGGGTGTGATCAAACAGTTTGACAAGATGATGTTCTTCCATAATCCTGATTCGTTGTTTCCGCCGGAGATTGTGCGGTCTTTCAAGCGATTTATTCAAAAGCATAAGATCAAGGGGGAGGTATTGCGGGAGTATGAGCCTGGGTCGGTAGAGAAGGGGGTGGTGTATTATGTGAATGAGAATGCGGAGTTATGGAACTTGTTAAGGGATTGTATTGCTCAAAAGATAAAACCGGGAAAGGATATTGGTATCCTTTCCCATAATGACGAGCCGGTGAAGGAGCTTGTGGGTAATGGTATTACGACTTATTCGGTTAGTTTTAGTGAGATGGGTAAGCGGGCGGCGCAGGCAGTGCTTCGCCGGGAGCCGGTGCAGGAGGTGTTGCCTACGCGGCTGATCAGACGTAATTCGCTTTGA
- a CDS encoding solute:sodium symporter family transporter, whose translation MNVGALLSFLLVTLLVAWISWYKTRKENLQTAAGLFFANRNLGFLVVGGALFFTNISAVQFVGENELVYTNNMSVMAWGLSSVFAMLLVSEFIMPVYLRSGISTTPDFLEERYDTGTKRFVSAIFLLSYIVNMLPSVLYSGAVTFNGLFHVSELLHIDHWVSIWMLVWLIGLIGCLYTVLGGLKAVAISDTVLGVGMFAGGILLPYAALKYLGQGSAGDGLEILLASRRDHFNAIGGVEDSVPFGTIFTGMFLVNLYYWGTEQYIVQQALASRSLAESQKGIAVACVGKIISPLLLNIPGLIAVQLYPHLQNTAEVFPRIVSDVCSPMLTGFMAAIAFGAALTTFNAGLNSTSTLFVLNLYKPFHEWRQRAVSERQLIRVGKRFEMLVCLLAMIIAPFIAFAPKGLYTYIQMVSGLFSVPIFTILVVGLLHKRMPAIAAKIGLTFFIITYALSQLVVDTSLHFLHVLAILFVVTVLLMLGIGALYPRKEPFVQQWNNVVDLKPWKRRHWYTILLLLAMVALFVIFSPLVLAR comes from the coding sequence ATGAATGTTGGTGCTTTACTGAGTTTTCTGTTAGTTACCTTGCTGGTGGCCTGGATCTCCTGGTATAAGACCCGGAAGGAGAACCTGCAGACTGCTGCGGGTTTATTTTTTGCCAACCGCAACCTGGGTTTCCTGGTAGTGGGGGGCGCTTTATTTTTTACGAACATCAGTGCGGTACAATTTGTCGGGGAGAATGAGCTTGTGTATACGAATAACATGAGTGTGATGGCATGGGGGTTATCGTCTGTGTTTGCGATGTTGCTGGTGTCGGAGTTTATTATGCCGGTGTATCTGCGAAGTGGGATCTCTACTACTCCGGATTTCCTGGAGGAGCGTTATGATACGGGTACGAAACGATTTGTTTCTGCTATTTTCCTGTTGAGTTATATTGTGAATATGTTGCCTTCGGTGCTGTATAGCGGTGCTGTTACTTTTAACGGACTGTTTCATGTATCGGAGTTATTGCATATTGATCATTGGGTCTCGATCTGGATGCTGGTGTGGCTGATCGGGTTGATAGGTTGTTTGTATACGGTATTGGGGGGATTGAAGGCGGTGGCTATTTCGGATACGGTGTTGGGGGTGGGTATGTTTGCGGGAGGAATTTTGTTGCCGTATGCGGCGTTGAAGTATTTAGGACAGGGGTCTGCTGGGGATGGGCTTGAGATTTTGCTGGCTTCGCGTCGGGATCATTTCAATGCGATTGGGGGTGTTGAGGATTCGGTGCCCTTTGGTACTATTTTTACTGGTATGTTCCTGGTCAATCTTTATTACTGGGGTACGGAGCAGTATATTGTGCAGCAGGCGCTGGCATCGCGTAGTCTGGCGGAGAGTCAGAAGGGGATAGCGGTAGCTTGTGTGGGTAAGATTATTTCTCCCTTGTTGTTGAATATTCCGGGGTTAATTGCGGTGCAGTTGTATCCTCATTTGCAGAACACGGCGGAGGTATTTCCGCGGATCGTGAGTGATGTATGTTCGCCGATGCTGACGGGTTTTATGGCAGCTATTGCTTTTGGGGCGGCGCTTACTACTTTCAATGCCGGACTTAATAGTACGAGTACACTATTTGTGCTTAACCTCTATAAACCTTTTCATGAATGGCGGCAGCGGGCGGTGAGTGAGCGGCAGCTGATCCGGGTGGGGAAGCGGTTTGAGATGTTGGTTTGCCTGTTGGCGATGATCATTGCTCCTTTTATTGCGTTTGCGCCGAAGGGTTTGTATACTTATATTCAGATGGTAAGCGGCCTGTTCAGTGTGCCGATCTTTACGATACTGGTGGTGGGGTTGTTGCATAAACGTATGCCTGCTATTGCGGCGAAAATAGGGTTGACCTTTTTCATTATTACTTATGCTCTTTCCCAGCTGGTGGTGGATACGAGTTTACATTTCCTGCATGTGCTGGCGATATTGTTTGTCGTGACGGTATTGCTGATGTTAGGGATAGGCGCGCTATATCCCCGTAAGGAACCATTTGTGCAGCAGTGGAACAATGTGGTAGACTTAAAGCCCTGGAAGCGGCGGCATTGGTATACGATTTTATTATTACTGGCGATGGTGGCTTTATTTGTGATTTTCTCCCCGTTAGTGTTAGCCAGATAG
- a CDS encoding SDR family oxidoreductase has product MKRTILITGASSGLGKVTAKYFAGQGWNVAATMRSPENETDLTQYDNISIFRLDVTNPAQIREALHAAINTFGKIDVVLNNAGMGVYGALELASESDIDQQFTVNVRGVINVIRAVLPHFRANRNGKFINVSSFMGITTAVPLGSLYNMSKFALEGLTEGLYYELKPLNISLHLIEPGGFTGNNFTQNMIWNDNDEIIDYNSISQKVQHLFNTADRSQIDDVMVLVNNIEDIATGKNNQFRTVIGQAGNQLMNMRNSMPIEEYLDKIAASFS; this is encoded by the coding sequence ATGAAAAGAACAATATTGATCACAGGAGCCAGCTCCGGTCTGGGAAAAGTGACCGCAAAATATTTCGCCGGACAGGGCTGGAACGTCGCCGCTACCATGCGCTCCCCCGAAAATGAAACTGACCTCACCCAATACGATAATATCAGCATCTTCCGCCTCGATGTAACCAATCCCGCCCAGATCCGGGAAGCCTTACATGCCGCCATCAACACCTTCGGTAAGATCGATGTCGTACTCAACAACGCCGGAATGGGCGTATATGGCGCACTCGAACTGGCCAGCGAATCAGATATCGACCAGCAATTCACCGTCAACGTAAGAGGCGTCATCAATGTCATCCGGGCAGTCCTGCCGCATTTCCGCGCCAACAGAAACGGAAAGTTCATCAACGTCAGCTCCTTCATGGGCATCACCACCGCCGTCCCGCTGGGATCACTCTATAATATGTCCAAGTTCGCACTGGAAGGCCTCACAGAAGGTCTCTACTACGAACTGAAACCGCTCAACATCTCCCTCCATCTTATCGAACCGGGAGGTTTCACCGGCAACAACTTCACACAAAACATGATATGGAACGATAATGACGAGATCATAGACTATAACAGCATCTCCCAAAAAGTACAACACCTCTTCAATACCGCAGACCGCAGCCAGATTGATGATGTCATGGTACTAGTCAATAACATCGAAGACATCGCAACAGGCAAAAACAACCAATTCAGGACCGTTATCGGCCAGGCCGGCAACCAATTGATGAATATGCGCAACAGCATGCCCATCGAAGAATACCTCGACAAAATTGCCGCTTCCTTCTCCTGA
- a CDS encoding winged helix-turn-helix transcriptional regulator produces MKRNQAEEVQALQDTIYVIGGKWKLPIINSICNGNKRFREIERSIPGITTRMLSRELKEMELNKLIVRKTYEDSALVEYESTAYCKTFGHIILAMIKWGKAHRKLVQGK; encoded by the coding sequence ATGAAGCGAAATCAAGCGGAGGAAGTGCAGGCATTGCAGGACACGATCTATGTGATCGGGGGGAAGTGGAAGTTGCCTATTATCAATTCTATCTGTAACGGGAATAAGCGATTCCGCGAGATAGAGCGGAGTATTCCGGGGATTACGACTCGGATGTTATCGCGTGAGTTGAAGGAGATGGAGTTGAACAAGCTGATTGTGCGGAAGACGTATGAGGATTCGGCGTTGGTGGAATACGAGTCGACGGCTTATTGTAAGACATTTGGCCATATTATCCTGGCGATGATAAAGTGGGGGAAGGCGCACCGTAAGTTAGTGCAAGGTAAGTAG
- a CDS encoding DUF1330 domain-containing protein, producing MEQTYLMPSQESGRDFIARKIPGNVIMLNLLRFRKWANYTHSPELAPATPITGKEAYQRYIDHTLPFLRQSGGEILFMGEGGNFLIGPATEKWDAVLLIRQNSVNSFLAFESNEEYMKGIGHRTAAIEDARLLPIEETLQNK from the coding sequence ATGGAACAGACCTATTTGATGCCCTCGCAAGAATCAGGAAGAGACTTTATTGCCAGGAAGATACCGGGCAACGTTATCATGCTGAATCTCCTCCGGTTCCGCAAATGGGCAAATTATACCCATAGCCCCGAACTGGCGCCCGCTACACCCATCACAGGAAAAGAAGCCTATCAGCGATATATAGACCACACGCTGCCCTTCCTCCGGCAATCCGGTGGTGAAATATTATTTATGGGAGAAGGTGGCAACTTCCTCATAGGCCCCGCCACAGAAAAATGGGATGCCGTATTACTCATCCGGCAAAATAGCGTGAACAGCTTCCTCGCCTTCGAATCAAATGAAGAATATATGAAAGGAATAGGCCACAGGACCGCAGCAATAGAAGATGCCCGCCTGCTACCCATAGAAGAAACACTACAGAATAAATAA
- a CDS encoding condensation domain-containing protein, whose translation MKTNVNALDQGGGSDPSAAAIMHQVATIWKDVLALSTIDVTKGFTALGGNSIKAIPLMFKMKKAGFPVTLRDIMHYQSIEQIVKQVLLVAAVPFCSPVLSVAVGGWHLKVASGDLSAVDVGACQRLLTKALLHNDALIRGAAVMPRYALPGMQQLQLSFRTPASVDLLPLDEELDVTLLERAYGMLICEHGLLRSIPVREAGSYCWQEYGKQPLLQPVIPVLDFSDGAGTAEELLSLMGALTSRVYDNDTVLHQLVYFRRSAAERYLAVIISHVIFDRVTAEILRSQLLRYYTALRSGQLLAEEQPVSFDMYVRQLYKGPQAIDEVAVMTMFDLHRFYASRQYILQGLAGKASPLSYQFNIVVPAFRHDSDRALGTALLIYGRVLQRYLDVGAVPLLFVCEGRQYEDVRFYNTVGEFTDMVPMVIDARSSAEEIGHVVVTRLEGLKRHNLNFLHLQHDPKYKTKWPTLWGLIDGGEGYHAFDLLMFNFLGNADGPVAPVTTEVSIQPNPLPIQSLLNCIAVSAGDQLIYTFRTSYLVDIDMLRGLFYDVVKEIIE comes from the coding sequence ATGAAAACCAATGTCAACGCTTTAGATCAAGGCGGTGGATCTGACCCATCGGCTGCTGCGATCATGCATCAAGTTGCTACTATCTGGAAGGATGTACTGGCACTATCCACCATTGATGTTACAAAAGGATTTACGGCACTTGGAGGGAATTCTATCAAGGCGATTCCCTTGATGTTTAAAATGAAGAAGGCAGGATTCCCGGTTACGTTGCGGGATATCATGCACTATCAATCCATTGAGCAGATCGTGAAGCAGGTATTGCTGGTGGCCGCTGTGCCGTTTTGTTCGCCGGTATTATCGGTTGCTGTCGGCGGCTGGCATCTGAAGGTAGCATCCGGTGATTTGTCTGCGGTGGATGTGGGCGCTTGTCAGCGTTTACTTACGAAGGCGTTATTGCACAATGATGCATTGATCCGCGGGGCTGCTGTTATGCCGCGATATGCCTTGCCAGGTATGCAGCAGTTGCAGTTGTCTTTCCGTACGCCGGCCAGTGTAGACTTATTGCCATTAGATGAGGAGTTGGATGTGACATTGTTGGAGCGGGCATATGGTATGTTGATCTGCGAGCATGGATTGTTGAGGAGTATTCCTGTGCGGGAGGCCGGATCGTATTGCTGGCAGGAATATGGGAAACAACCATTGTTGCAGCCTGTTATTCCTGTGCTTGACTTCAGCGATGGAGCGGGGACAGCGGAGGAGTTACTGTCGCTGATGGGGGCATTGACCAGCCGGGTATATGACAACGATACTGTTCTGCACCAATTGGTCTATTTCCGGCGATCTGCTGCGGAGCGTTACCTGGCGGTGATCATCAGTCATGTCATTTTTGACCGTGTAACGGCGGAGATCCTGCGGAGCCAGTTATTGCGTTACTATACGGCGCTGCGATCGGGGCAACTGTTGGCAGAGGAGCAGCCGGTATCGTTTGATATGTATGTACGTCAGCTGTATAAGGGTCCGCAAGCGATCGATGAGGTTGCGGTGATGACGATGTTTGACTTACACCGCTTTTATGCCAGCAGGCAGTATATACTGCAAGGGTTGGCAGGTAAGGCTTCGCCGTTGAGTTACCAGTTTAATATTGTGGTGCCGGCATTTCGTCATGATAGTGATCGGGCGCTTGGGACGGCATTGCTTATTTACGGGAGGGTGTTGCAACGCTACCTGGACGTTGGAGCTGTGCCTTTGTTATTTGTATGTGAGGGTCGTCAGTATGAAGACGTACGCTTTTATAATACGGTGGGGGAGTTCACGGATATGGTACCTATGGTGATAGATGCGCGGAGTAGTGCGGAGGAGATTGGGCATGTTGTTGTAACACGCCTGGAGGGGCTGAAGCGGCATAACCTGAATTTTCTTCATTTGCAGCACGACCCTAAGTATAAGACCAAGTGGCCGACATTGTGGGGGCTGATAGACGGAGGGGAGGGATATCATGCATTTGACTTATTGATGTTTAATTTCCTGGGTAATGCGGACGGGCCTGTTGCGCCTGTTACGACGGAGGTATCTATTCAACCTAATCCGTTACCCATTCAAAGCCTTTTAAATTGTATTGCGGTATCTGCCGGCGATCAACTCATATACACTTTTCGTACCAGCTATCTTGTAGATATTGACATGCTACGCGGACTGTTCTACGACGTAGTAAAGGAAATCATTGAATAA